The Acidobacteriota bacterium genome window below encodes:
- a CDS encoding DUF4255 domain-containing protein — protein MSNRLAIAAVTATLRSLLATGVGISEVTARPLDLARGNNGNGDQLNLFLYQALPDAAWRNRDMPRQTKPNETGLPPLPLTLYYLLTAYSGDDNDTSAHKLLGNAMGVLHDHPLLSAAEIKNATSAGSGLEDSDLHEQLERVRITLQPLTFEEISKLWTTFQTHYRTSAAYQVSLVLIESKRPSKTPLPVLKRGEDDRGVTSQPDMIPPFPVLTSLKLPPRRLSAQPGDTISVIGSRLAGGTVRLRSLRLASPPPSVTLGVSDAQLDVTLHNDLAPGFYTIAVELPSPHGTITSNELALAVAPVIDPPLPLTRPREPDGTAMIDLSCSVAVLAEQRVALLVGDFEVRREPPPVAPTKLFKFIILKSPDGDLPVPIGVPLLARLRVDGVDSEILAPLQPGEPESTPPEFDASKRITIT, from the coding sequence ATGAGCAACCGCCTGGCAATCGCCGCCGTCACCGCCACGTTGCGCAGCTTACTGGCCACTGGCGTAGGCATTTCCGAAGTCACCGCGCGTCCGCTGGATCTCGCGCGTGGCAACAATGGCAATGGTGATCAGCTCAACCTGTTTCTGTACCAGGCACTCCCCGATGCTGCGTGGCGAAACCGCGATATGCCGCGCCAGACCAAACCCAATGAAACCGGTCTGCCGCCGCTGCCGCTGACGCTCTACTACTTGCTGACCGCCTACAGCGGCGACGACAACGACACCAGCGCGCACAAGCTGCTGGGTAACGCGATGGGAGTACTTCACGATCATCCGCTGTTGAGCGCGGCCGAAATCAAAAACGCGACATCCGCCGGCTCGGGGCTGGAAGACAGCGATCTGCACGAGCAGTTGGAGCGCGTGCGAATAACCCTCCAGCCTCTGACCTTCGAGGAAATCTCGAAGCTGTGGACGACGTTTCAGACGCACTATCGCACGTCGGCTGCCTATCAAGTTTCGCTGGTGCTGATCGAGAGCAAACGTCCGTCGAAGACGCCGCTTCCGGTCTTGAAGCGCGGCGAGGACGATCGTGGCGTAACCTCGCAGCCCGATATGATTCCCCCGTTCCCGGTGCTGACTTCGCTCAAACTGCCGCCGCGCCGGTTGAGCGCGCAACCCGGGGACACCATCAGTGTAATCGGTAGCCGGCTGGCAGGCGGGACTGTCCGGCTGCGGTCATTGCGTCTGGCGAGCCCTCCGCCATCAGTGACCTTGGGTGTGAGTGACGCGCAACTCGACGTGACGCTTCACAACGACCTCGCGCCCGGGTTCTACACGATCGCCGTTGAACTTCCGTCGCCACACGGAACGATTACCAGCAACGAGCTGGCGCTCGCGGTCGCGCCGGTCATTGACCCGCCGCTTCCGCTCACCCGTCCGCGCGAGCCTGACGGCACTGCGATGATAGATCTCTCATGCAGCGTTGCGGTCCTGGCCGAGCAACGTGTTGCGTTGCTGGTTGGGGACTTCGAGGTGCGCCGTGAGCCCCCTCCCGTGGCTCCGACAAAACTTTTCAAGTTCATCATCCTTAAGTCACCCGACGGAGACCTCCCAGTGCCGATAGGCGTGCCGCTGCTGGCCCGACTGCGTGTTGATGGAGTGGACAGCGAGATACTGGCGCCTCTCCAACCAGGCGAGCCCGAGAGCACACCGCCCGAGTTCGACGCCAGCAAGAGGATAACGATTACCTAA
- a CDS encoding ATP-binding protein, with the protein MSTDSNNWQENNQRYLTAALNWLRLKLNRLSPHFPGPSTGVSAELPPQRNVSGGKWRFRGKPEPNASQPRALLPPAPDYSVVTEEMLAQAADELAAAEAAMPPPAMVMLSRSFGFSRFEKEILLLCAAMELDTGVASLCAEAQGNALRPYPTFALAMTLFDEPEWSALSPEGPLRHWRLLEINQPGAQPLTTSALRADERIVNFLKGLNYLDDRLSPLLLPMTTVLTMAASGDDAADGLPPSHRRAVETIMQRLRQTIAPQQLPVIQLVGPDSASKQMIAQRVVEELGLRLYRLPAELIPAQAVDLETLARLAERETALWPLAIYLDAREAGREAAAESQSPPISRFLTRGNGVIFLDVREARRELSRPVITVDVAKPSSAEQRSSWIAALGPESDQTAATLAGQFNLNLTTIQQISQAALQQPDEEAKARSDRLWNACLAATRPGLDGLAERIEPKSTWRDIVLPESDMKLLAQIASQVRHRGAVYETGGFAASRSRGLSINALFAGESGTGKTMAAEVLANELRLSLYRIDLSAVVNKYIGETEKNLRRLFDAAEDGGVILFFDEADALFGKRSEVKDSHDRYANIEINYLLQRLESFSGLAIMATNMKAALDTAFLRRIRFILEFRAHDAAERAAIWRRIFPRETETRGLDFERLAKLTLNGGSINNVAINAAFLAAQAGTPVTMPLVLEAARTDFLKLKRPMNEADFQWQEPAGLAEGTAA; encoded by the coding sequence ATGAGCACCGATTCGAACAACTGGCAGGAGAACAACCAGCGCTATCTCACAGCCGCGCTCAACTGGCTGCGACTGAAGCTGAACAGATTGTCGCCGCATTTCCCGGGTCCCTCTACGGGAGTCAGCGCGGAGTTACCTCCGCAGCGGAACGTTTCAGGCGGCAAATGGCGCTTCCGGGGCAAGCCTGAGCCCAACGCCAGCCAGCCGCGAGCCTTGCTTCCGCCCGCGCCGGATTACTCGGTGGTCACCGAAGAGATGCTGGCGCAGGCTGCCGACGAACTGGCAGCAGCCGAAGCCGCGATGCCGCCGCCGGCTATGGTTATGCTCAGCCGTAGTTTCGGTTTCTCTCGTTTCGAAAAGGAGATACTGCTGCTGTGCGCGGCGATGGAGCTGGACACTGGCGTTGCCTCACTATGCGCGGAAGCGCAAGGCAACGCGCTGCGGCCTTACCCCACGTTCGCGTTGGCGATGACGTTGTTTGATGAACCCGAATGGAGCGCGCTGTCGCCGGAGGGGCCGCTGCGTCACTGGCGGTTGCTCGAGATAAATCAACCGGGGGCGCAGCCTCTCACCACCAGCGCCCTTCGCGCCGACGAGCGAATCGTAAATTTTCTAAAAGGCCTGAACTATCTTGACGACCGGCTGTCGCCGCTGCTGCTGCCGATGACAACGGTGTTGACGATGGCGGCTTCTGGGGATGACGCCGCCGACGGGTTGCCGCCGTCGCATCGGCGCGCGGTCGAAACGATTATGCAGCGCCTGCGGCAGACCATCGCGCCGCAGCAGTTACCGGTGATCCAGCTTGTGGGTCCCGACTCCGCGAGCAAACAAATGATCGCCCAGCGGGTTGTCGAGGAGCTTGGCCTTCGGCTCTATCGTCTGCCGGCTGAGCTAATCCCGGCTCAGGCCGTGGATCTCGAAACGCTGGCCAGACTGGCTGAACGCGAGACCGCGCTCTGGCCGCTGGCGATCTACCTGGATGCGCGCGAGGCTGGCCGCGAGGCGGCCGCGGAGTCGCAATCGCCACCGATCAGCCGTTTCCTGACGCGTGGCAACGGTGTCATCTTCCTGGACGTGAGAGAGGCGCGGCGCGAGTTGAGCCGCCCGGTGATCACCGTCGACGTAGCCAAGCCTTCATCCGCCGAGCAGAGGTCTTCGTGGATCGCCGCGCTCGGGCCCGAGTCGGATCAGACGGCCGCGACGCTGGCGGGGCAGTTCAATCTCAACCTTACGACGATTCAGCAAATCTCCCAGGCCGCGCTGCAGCAACCTGACGAGGAGGCAAAAGCCCGATCTGATCGGTTGTGGAATGCGTGTCTTGCAGCGACGCGCCCCGGGCTCGATGGGTTGGCCGAACGCATCGAGCCGAAATCGACATGGCGAGACATCGTGCTCCCCGAATCGGATATGAAGCTGCTTGCGCAGATCGCATCCCAGGTCAGGCATCGCGGCGCGGTCTACGAGACTGGGGGCTTTGCAGCGAGCCGGTCGCGCGGGCTGAGCATCAACGCGTTGTTCGCCGGAGAGAGCGGCACCGGTAAAACGATGGCGGCTGAAGTCCTGGCCAACGAGTTGCGCCTGAGCCTTTACCGCATCGACCTGTCGGCGGTGGTCAACAAGTACATCGGCGAGACGGAGAAGAATCTGCGGCGGCTTTTTGACGCGGCCGAGGACGGCGGAGTGATTTTATTCTTCGACGAAGCCGACGCGCTGTTCGGCAAACGCAGCGAAGTCAAAGACAGTCATGACCGCTACGCCAACATCGAGATCAACTACTTGCTGCAACGCCTCGAGTCGTTCAGCGGGCTTGCGATCATGGCAACGAATATGAAAGCCGCGTTGGACACGGCGTTTCTGAGGCGCATTCGGTTTATCCTGGAGTTTCGGGCGCACGACGCAGCAGAGCGCGCGGCAATCTGGCGAAGGATTTTTCCGCGAGAAACCGAAACGCGCGGTCTGGACTTCGAGCGGCTGGCCAAGCTCACCCTCAACGGCGGCAGCATCAATAACGTTGCGATCAACGCTGCGTTCCTGGCTGCGCAAGCCGGAACCCCGGTCACGATGCCGCTGGTGCTGGAAGCCGCGCGAACGGATTTCTTAAAGCTGAAGCGGCCGATGAACGAAGCCGATTTTCAATGGCAAGAACCTGCGGGGTTGGCGGAAGGAACGGCTGCGTGA